GGCCCCATGCGGCAAGTGCCGATGGGGTGGTACGCGGTCTCGGAGTTCTCCCGGATCCAGTTCTCGATCGCCGCGGCGCCTTCCACCTCCGCGCCGGGCGAGATTTCCTCGCCGCGGAACGGGTCCATCGGCGCCGCCGCAGCGATTTGCCGTATCAGCCCGACGCCGGCGACGAGGGTTTCCCGGTCGATCGGGTCGCTCAGGAAGTTGAAACGAATTGCCGGCGGCTCGGCGGGGTCGGACGAGCGGATGTGGATCGAGCCCTGGCTTTCGGGCCGCAATTGGTAGCATGCCGCGGTCATGGCCGGGAACGCGTGCAGCTTGCGCCGCTTCGGATCCTTCACCGCGTAGGGAATGAGGTGCAACTGGATGTCCGGCGTCGCCAGCTCCGGTCGCGTCCGCAGAAAGGCGACGAGCGGCGCCGAAGGCAGGCTGAGGAAGCCGCCGCCGGTCGCCAGGTAGCGCGCTGCCTGCCCGACTAGGCGGAGGCCGCGCGTCCGCTCGTTGTACGATACGCCGGGCGCGCTGACTCGCCATTGCACGCGCGCGATGATGTGGTCACGGAAGTTCTCGCCGACGGCGGGCAGCGCGTGCCTTACCGGAATGCCGTGCGCCCGCAGCACTTCGG
This portion of the Rhodospirillales bacterium genome encodes:
- a CDS encoding GMC oxidoreductase; this translates as PDRNPLYDAWFAAAGALGIRRNPDYNGADQEGIAKTQATIARGRRMSTAHCYLKPAMRRPNLTVVAEAAARRLTFDGRRCTGVVYERRGRTREVSAAREVVLCAGAVASPQLLELSGVGAPEVLRAHGIPVRHALPAVGENFRDHIIARVQWRVSAPGVSYNERTRGLRLVGQAARYLATGGGFLSLPSAPLVAFLRTRPELATPDIQLHLIPYAVKDPKRRKLHAFPAMTAACYQLRPESQGSIHIRSSDPAEPPAIRFNFLSDPIDRETLVAGVGLIRQIAAAAPMDPFRGEEISPGAEVEGAAAIENWIRENSETAYHPIGTCRMGPGADAVVDDRLRVHGLEGLRIADASIFPTMPSGNTNAPSIMVGEKCAELMRELA